The genomic segment CTCCACATCATCGGCGACCTCATCAACAACGCCTACGGGCGGGCCCGCAAGGCGTTCGCCGCACGCAGCCTCGAAGGGTACCAGGCGCTGGCCAGGGGGCAGACCGCGCTGGGCTGCGAGTGGCTCGACGTGAACATCGACGGCACGCAGCAGATCCAGGTCCGGCCGGCGGAGATGCTCGCCTTCCTCCCGGACCTGATCCCGGCCCTGCAGGAGGTTTCGCCCCTGCCGCTGTGCATCGACAACCCGTCCATCGACTACCAGCGCGTGGCGCTGGAGCACTACGACCGGAAGCGGGCGGGCGGGAAGCCGCCGATCGTCAACTCCATCGCCGCCTCGCGCGAGCGGCTCGACGAGATGATCGAGCTGGTGAAGAGCTACGACGCGATGGTGATCGTGGTGGTGTCGGAGCGGTTCGTCGAAGGCGGCACGTCGCAGTGCTTCAGCCCCGAGGACGTGCACGCCTCGGCGAGGCACTTCGTCGAGCTGCTCGCGGCGCGGGCCGGAAGGCGGACCGACCAGATCCTGCTCGATCCCGGCCTCGCGCCCGTCGGCGCCGACACCTACGGGCTGGTGAACATGGGCCTCGACGCGATGAGGCTGATCCGCGCGGACCGGGACCTGGCGGGGGCGCACGTCTCGGTCGGGCTCTCCAACTTCGCCTGGGGCACGCCGAAGCACATCCGCGGCGACCTGGAGAAGGCGTACCTGAGGATCGCGACCGACGCCGGGCTCGACTTCTCGATCGCCAATCCGGAGAGCGGGACCACGCCGCTCCCCACGGGCCACGAGACGGTGGTGCGCCTCCGGCACGCCCTCGACGAGGGCCGCGCGCAGCCCGACGAGACCAGAGAAGCCGCCGGCTTCCGCCAGGCGGAGGCCGTGCTGGCGATCTGGGCCTGAGGGATGCGCTCCGAGCCATCACGACGGCGCCGCCCCGTCGCCTACTGCAGCGCGCTCCGGGGATCCGCCGCGGCCGCGCGGCGGGCAGGCAGGTAGGCCGCCGCGCCGCCGAACACGGCGAGCACGAGGCCGGCGCCGAGCAGGGCGCGCGGATCGAGCGGGCTCACATGGAAGACCAGCGACGCGACGACGCGGGAGAAGGTCGCCGCGCCCACCACGCCGATGGCGATCCCCCCGCCGATCACGATGGCCCCCTGCCGCATGACCGTGGCGAGGATGGCCGCCGGGCTCGCCCCGAGCGCGATGCGGATGCCGAATTCCGTACCCCGCAGCCGGACCACGTAGGAGAGCACGCCGAAGATGCCGAGCGCGGCGAGCACGAGCGCCGTGCCGGCGAAGGCCACGAGGAGCAGCAGGGTGAATCTCCGCTGCGCGGTCCCGCGGCCGATCACATCCGACAAGGGCGCGGGCTGGTCCAGCACCAGCAGTGGATCCATCCGGGCGAGCAAAGCCCGGACGGCAGGCAGCAGGATCGTGGGCGCCGCGCTCGCCGAGACGACCTCGAACAGCGCCCAGTTGCGGTCACCGGCGAACTGCGCGTGCGCATGATAGACGTACGGCGAGAGGTCTCCCTCGGCGTTGACGGCGACGTCGGGCACCACGCCCACGATCGTGCTCGTCCGGCCGCCGGTCCGGAGCTGCTGCCCGAGCGGGTCCACACCGGGGAACGCGGCGTCGGCGACCGACTTGCTGACGACGACGCGGTCCGGCGCCCCGGCCACGTCCTCGTCGCCGAACCCGCGGCCCGCGAGGATCGGGATGCCGGCCGCGCGGAAGTAGTGCGGCCCCACCACCCGGTTCTGCGCCTGGAAGTACCTGTCCTTGCGGCCGACGAGGGGACCGCTGAGCACCTCGAGACCCCAGCTGTG from the Gemmatimonadales bacterium genome contains:
- a CDS encoding dihydropteroate synthase; its protein translation is MAETHLHIIGDLINNAYGRARKAFAARSLEGYQALARGQTALGCEWLDVNIDGTQQIQVRPAEMLAFLPDLIPALQEVSPLPLCIDNPSIDYQRVALEHYDRKRAGGKPPIVNSIAASRERLDEMIELVKSYDAMVIVVVSERFVEGGTSQCFSPEDVHASARHFVELLAARAGRRTDQILLDPGLAPVGADTYGLVNMGLDAMRLIRADRDLAGAHVSVGLSNFAWGTPKHIRGDLEKAYLRIATDAGLDFSIANPESGTTPLPTGHETVVRLRHALDEGRAQPDETREAAGFRQAEAVLAIWA